A region from the Aegilops tauschii subsp. strangulata cultivar AL8/78 chromosome 5, Aet v6.0, whole genome shotgun sequence genome encodes:
- the LOC109779447 gene encoding B3 domain-containing protein Os12g0592300-like gives MMVDEKGRCGRCGEWQEHYYWEHMEDVSKIRFFKLMTGDFQQRISIPEKIANNFIGKIANGGFTLKAPSGEEWRVGVEKIADELFFMPGWEEFAKAHELQENDLLFFKCSGNGSFDVLIFDPSGCEKVSCFFANKKGIKMRKQFDNIVSQHGEEHCILSDSDDTSMPLSQLVRSTHKAPTSKKPRKENDSPNSSNYYLKNEVEQEEESDDDHTESNNYYYSRIANCLTEDEREEIFRQVSIQSGNPVYVVVLQKAHVRPANNLLIISSKFAADHLEGRSYEMLLLRPNRKEKWCLKYYHSRVTRGFNSRRWNKFVRDNMLREGYVCIFELMKGARKATMTVHVLRKVDDKFVLLG, from the exons ATGATGGTGGATGAGAAGGGAAGGTGTGGGAGGTGCGGGGAGTGGCAGGAGCATTACTACTGGGAGCACATGGAGGATGTGAGCAAGATCAGGTTCTTCAAGCTCATGACAGGAGATTTTCAGCAGCGCATT AGCATACCGGAGAAGATTGCCAACAATTTCATCGGGAAGATCGCCAATGGAGGATTCACACTCAAAGCACCAAGCGGCGAGGAATGGCGCGTTGGTGTTGAAAAGATTGCCGATGAGCTGTTCTTCATGCCAGGATGGGAGGAATTTGCCAAGGCTCACGAACTGCAGGAGAATGACCTCTTGTTCTTCAAATGCAGTGGCAATGGCTCCTTTGATGTACTCATCTTCGACCCGAGCGGTTGCGAGAAGGTTTCATGTTTCTTTGCCAATAAAAAGGGTATCAAAATGCGCAAACAGTTTGATAACATTGTGAGTCAACACGGTGAAGAGCACTGCATTTTGAGTGATtctgacgatactagcatgcCACTATCGCAGCTGGTTCGGTCTACTCACAAGGCCCCCACTTCAAAGAAACCAA GGAAAGAGAATGACTCTCCAAACAGCAGCAACTATTATCTTAAGAACGAGGTGGAGCAAGAAGAGGAAAGTGATGACGACCACACTGAATCCAACAACTACTACTACTCAAGGATTGCCAATTGCCTGACCGAAGATGAACGAGAGGAAATATTCAGGCAGGTATCAATTCAGTCAGGCAACCCTGTATATGTGGTTGTCCTGCAGAAGGCTCATGTTCGCCCTGCGAACAACCTACTG ATCATCTCCAGCAAATTTGCAGCTGATCATCTTGAGGGGAGATCATATGAGATGCTGCTTCTCAGGCCAAACAGGAAAGAGAAATGGTGTCTGAAGTACTACCACAGCAGGGTCACCCGAGGCTTCAACAGCCGGCGCTGGAACAAGTTTGTTCGTGATAATATGCTGCGCGAGGGCTACGTCTGCATCTTCGAGCTCATGAAAGGCGCGAGGAAGGCGACGATGACTGTCCACGTCCTTCGGAAGGTGGATGACAAGTTTGTTCTACTGGGCTAA